In Vicia villosa cultivar HV-30 ecotype Madison, WI linkage group LG7, Vvil1.0, whole genome shotgun sequence, the DNA window TTTGTATCAATGTGATTGTTTTGTGTGATAATTGATATATGGTGTATGAGTGTATGTTTTGAGAAGAGTggtgaattgtgaaatgtattcttgttgtgttttgcatttcccattattatgtttatctataataatttgaattctcacccttctgtttgaatgatgttcatcgtgacatcgtgcaggttccgacgagtagtagcttgtccgaggatttagccgaggagctcctgagtttgttgtttgattaggtagcgagtcatatgctctgatcatgtaacacttggggggttttatttgacttatgcttatgtttggatattgctatcttGTATATATTTTGAATCGATACTTTGGATATGTTGTTGACGGTTATGTTGCctagatttgatttggtttagcATAATTGGATATGTTAATTGAGttcggtagatgaatatagtatgggatatattcattgaaatgttTGAGTTATAATTCTTCCGCGTGCGATATGCATAATTTATGAAAGCATGATATTTTCAAAATGTGTTACGATATGATTAGTGCATGTTGGTATGTTTGttctaggttttcattgtgatgaaaataacatgtgacgcctaTTTGACTGTATGCATACTTTACTCTGTGAATAATATGTTATATTTgggtttagaaaaggggtgttacaccagATACATCTTGGAACCTCATTCTGTTTTTAGCCCATCTCTCCATGAGGTGAGTTCTGATTCTTCAAGCATTATCACAAGTGGCTTTCCTCTAGAGTCAAGAATTACATTGTTAAATGACTCAGACATGTtattgagcacaacatcacacTTGTTGGTTGTCCTAAAATATGATCTACTGCAAAATCTTGGTGGAGTATTCATCATATGGAGATATGCTTCTTGATTGGCCAACCTCATTCTTTTCATCTCTGTTTCCCAAGCTTGAGCATATGTTGACTTTGCAGCCTTCCATATAACTTCCTTCAACAGCTTACCAGGAAACCTTTTCCTAAAATTATTATACAGGTGTCTAACACAAAATCGTTGTTCCACATTGGGCAACAACTCATCCATTGCAGGTAACAGCCCCTGAAATGAAAGAGTTTACAACACATAATTTTACATTACAAAAATAAGAAGTCTGGAATACATAAATATACAATACAGAAATTTACATTACCTTTTGTTGGTCTAAAATAAAAGTGTATGTTAGACACTCAGTAGCACCTCCTAAGTCAGCAATTAAGAACTCCAAAAACCAAGTCCAACTTTCCTTATTTTCACTTTCCACCACAGCATATGCTATAGGAAGCATCTGATCATTAGGATCCCTTCCTATAGCTGCCAGAATTTTTCCCCCCACAAAGGCCCTTCAAAAAGCAGCCATCCAATCCAATAACATGTCTACTTAGTTTAAAACTCTCTTTACAAGCTGCATAACAAATGTATAACCTTTTAAAATATGGTCTTTGATCATCAACACCTTCAGGAACAGGCTCAACATTCATCTTAATTGTAGAACCTGGATTTGCTCTCAGCAACTCATGACAATAGTCATATATCCTAGTGTAATCCCCCAAGAAAGACCCATCAACCTTATCCCCAGCAGCCACTCTTGCTCTTATTGCCTTGGTCTTGTTTATCCCCATATTCCACTTTCTCAAAGCCTTATCTTTTATATCCTTACCCTTCAACCTAGGATTGTTTTTCAATGAATTATGAATCCTCTTGCTCAGCCACTTTGTAGATAGCAACTTCACATTGAACTCCCTACTACAATTATGTTCATCAATTATTTTTCTTACTTGCCAAGAATCCTCATCTGGTAACTTGGCACAATAGAGATCCCATTGACAGCCATCCTTACATCTTACCCTCACTCTTTTCTTGTCATTTTTCATGAACTTCAGGTCTCTACCATTTTGCACAGCATATGATATGACTGCATCCTTAATGTCATTTTTGAAGGTAAAATACATACCAAGCTCCCATTTGTAGTTGGAcatatctttcttttctttgaaaAGTTGGGTACTTCTTCCTATTATTTCCACTATTGTCATCACTATCACAGCCACTTTGAAGATCATCACTGTTATTATCACTCCCCTTACACTCTCCTGTATCttttatttgctttttttttccACTAGACTTTCCATCAGTTTCATATTCTATGAGATCAGCAAGTTCATCATCATCCATCTCATCATACCCATCAGATTCATCCTCAAATGATACCTCAAGGGCACTGTCATACTGAAAGCTCTCATCTTCACTATCATCATCACTTTCATCATGAACCTCACCCATATTGTTTGACAGAACTTCAACATTGTTTGAGGCTACATTAGCATTTCCACCATTTAGCTCAGCTCCTCCTTCCACaacaatatttcctccatttatcTCAGCATCTccttcttcaacaacaacatttcCACCATTCAGTCCAGCTTCTCCTCCTTCCACAACATTATCACCATTCAACCCAACTTCTCCTTCTTCCACAacaacattagcatcattcatctTATCCAATTTATCAGCTATTTCATCATGTAACTTATTAAGAAAATCTTCAACCTCATCTACAtgctcaacaacaacatcaaccacTGGTCCATCACAAAAATCAGGTTAAGACAGTGTGTGTTCAATGTAAATGTCAACACTTTGGTGCACCCTGTAAAGGTCTGCAATTTCTAAAGCACCTGTGTCATCAACTAGGGCATT includes these proteins:
- the LOC131620058 gene encoding uncharacterized protein LOC131620058, yielding MHMCTPNDNVILIQWSENAKVSSSMKKKAIANEEEEKVTMDEILELKIHHSGQFIDCDLSVYEGGVVDTLKVDADKWSYFELVGVLKELGYRDFEKMYYNDPQFGMNALVDDTVVDVVVEHVDEVEDFLNKLHDEIADKLDKMNDANVVVEEGEVGLNGDNVVEGGEAGLNGGNVVVEEGDAEINGGNIVVEGGAELNGGNANVASNNVEVLSNNMGEVHDESDDDSEDESFQYDSALEVSFEDESDGYDEMDDDELADLIEYETDGKSSGKKKQIKDTGECKGSDNNSDDLQSGCDSDDNSGNNRKKDLKFMKNDKKRVRVRCKDGCQWDLYCAKLPDEDSWQVRKIIDEHNCSREFNVKLLSTKWLSKRIHNSLKNNPRLKGKDIKDKALRKWNMGINKTKAIRARVAAGDKVDGSFLGDYTRIYDYCHELLRANPGSTIKMNVEPVPEGVDDQRPYFKRAFVGGKILAAIGRDPNDQMLPIAYAVVESENKESWTWFLEFLIADLGGATECLTYTFILDQQKGLLPAMDELLPNVEQRFCVRHLYNNFRKRFPGKLLKEVIWKAAKSTYAQAWETEMKRMRLANQEAYLHMMNTPPRFCSRSYFRTTNKCDVVLNNMSESFNNVILDSRGKPLVIMLEESELTSWRDGLKTE